From a single Bacillus pseudomycoides DSM 12442 genomic region:
- a CDS encoding 4'-phosphopantetheinyl transferase family protein — protein MKDWEIVDSVPELRSHHCQVWWARISDLQSWHYSLLNETEREKANLFRHSEDRARFMIGCAISRLVLGKQLAMSPLQVPIDRTCSVCKLAHGRPQLPVGMPQLSVSHSGERVAVAFTTSTPIGIDVEQINSNIDVLKMAVGVLTDIEIAQLMQLPIERRIEGFLTYWTRKEAILKATGEGLMMSPSNLTVSTPDHLPELLVFQDKSQLVETTTLMNLQPGSGYVASIALLNKDVIEMRQFDAGTLLQSTRLLLR, from the coding sequence ATGAAAGATTGGGAGATTGTAGATTCAGTACCAGAGTTAAGAAGTCATCACTGTCAAGTATGGTGGGCGCGAATTTCAGACTTGCAATCTTGGCACTATAGTTTATTAAATGAAACGGAGCGTGAAAAAGCAAATTTGTTCCGTCATTCTGAGGACCGAGCAAGATTTATGATTGGATGTGCAATTAGTCGATTGGTACTAGGAAAACAACTCGCAATGTCTCCGCTTCAAGTACCAATCGATCGAACCTGTTCAGTTTGTAAGCTAGCGCATGGACGTCCGCAATTACCTGTAGGCATGCCGCAGCTATCTGTGTCACATTCAGGAGAACGAGTTGCTGTTGCGTTTACAACATCTACACCTATTGGTATAGATGTAGAACAAATAAATTCTAATATTGATGTACTTAAGATGGCAGTAGGAGTATTAACAGATATAGAAATTGCTCAGTTAATGCAACTGCCAATTGAAAGGCGAATTGAAGGGTTTTTAACATATTGGACGCGGAAGGAAGCGATACTTAAGGCTACTGGAGAAGGGTTAATGATGTCACCTTCTAATCTTACTGTATCAACTCCAGATCATTTACCGGAACTCCTTGTTTTTCAGGATAAGTCACAGCTTGTTGAGACTACAACTTTGATGAATTTGCAACCTGGCTCAGGCTATGTTGCTTCAATAGCTTTATTAAACAAAGATGTAATAGAAATGAGGCAGTTTGATGCAGGAACACTTTTACAGAGTACTAGACTTCTCCTTCGTTAA
- a CDS encoding argininosuccinate lyase, with product MNLTGRIKIGPSEVLHQEVLEPQFIYELEYYLLYYVAIEKVLLTEYKRLELITNENKEMIMKILDKVTKESINPDPTANMSDIAFAIERFVEQNLEGEVPAWHIDRSRNDFQSCAQIMFGREQLLQVIKEMRDLSNSVYKLAKKTVYLPMPGYTHYQAAQIITLGFYLTAVNEQILLVMEKLLGVYDEMNKCPLGAGAMAGGEFEWDRNRMAMLLGFSEPRNHALIAVASRDWTLQISSELSNFGVFLSRFVTDLIQWGSSEYKFIDLPDQLSGISSAMPQKKNFPIFERIRGKTAHLHAFYSDFVLGQRNTAYSNLVETSKEAGTHVITMFETFKSTIRLLKTTVDNLSFNEKRMLDVCTEEFFGGFSLANKLTLSSGIPYRRAQVIAGQYILKMMETGFRPEHIDIGVLKGIGLEHGLQIKLTSEQLKSAFDVTHNIENKKTIGSTNPNDIKILMDEQEKRYKDIEKQWDKREEYIKKSVSQI from the coding sequence GTGAATTTAACAGGAAGAATAAAAATAGGTCCTAGTGAGGTACTACATCAAGAAGTATTAGAGCCACAATTTATTTATGAATTAGAGTATTATCTTTTGTATTATGTCGCTATAGAAAAAGTATTGCTTACGGAATATAAACGTCTTGAATTAATTACTAATGAGAATAAAGAAATGATAATGAAAATTTTAGATAAAGTAACAAAAGAAAGTATTAACCCAGATCCTACGGCTAATATGTCAGATATTGCTTTTGCAATAGAGAGATTTGTAGAACAAAATCTAGAAGGAGAGGTACCAGCATGGCATATTGATCGTAGTAGAAATGATTTTCAATCCTGTGCACAGATTATGTTTGGGAGAGAACAATTATTACAAGTAATAAAGGAAATGAGGGACCTTTCAAACTCTGTTTATAAACTAGCAAAAAAAACAGTATATTTACCTATGCCTGGATACACACACTATCAAGCTGCACAAATTATTACACTAGGTTTCTATCTAACTGCAGTAAATGAACAAATATTGTTAGTTATGGAAAAGTTATTAGGTGTTTATGATGAAATGAATAAATGTCCACTTGGTGCCGGTGCTATGGCTGGTGGAGAGTTTGAATGGGATAGGAATAGAATGGCTATGCTTTTAGGTTTTTCAGAACCTCGTAACCATGCTTTAATTGCAGTAGCCTCACGTGATTGGACTTTACAAATCTCATCAGAACTATCCAATTTCGGTGTTTTTTTAAGTCGATTTGTTACAGATTTAATACAATGGGGGAGTAGTGAATATAAATTTATTGATTTACCAGATCAATTGTCAGGAATATCATCTGCAATGCCCCAAAAGAAAAATTTTCCTATCTTTGAGAGAATAAGGGGGAAAACAGCGCATCTTCACGCATTTTATTCTGACTTTGTGTTAGGACAACGCAATACAGCTTACTCTAATTTGGTAGAAACTTCTAAAGAGGCGGGTACTCATGTTATTACAATGTTTGAGACTTTTAAATCGACAATTCGTTTGCTTAAAACTACTGTAGATAATCTATCATTTAATGAAAAAAGAATGTTAGATGTTTGTACTGAGGAATTCTTTGGTGGTTTTAGTTTAGCTAATAAGCTTACTTTATCTAGTGGAATACCATACCGTCGTGCTCAAGTTATTGCTGGGCAATATATATTGAAAATGATGGAAACTGGTTTTAGACCAGAACATATAGATATAGGTGTACTTAAGGGAATCGGCTTAGAACACGGACTTCAAATTAAACTCACAAGCGAGCAATTAAAGAGTGCTTTTGATGTTACACATAACATTGAAAATAAAAAAACCATTGGTTCGACCAACCCAAACGATATAAAAATACTTATGGATGAACAAGAAAAACGTTATAAAGATATTGAGAAACAATGGGATAAAAGAGAAGAGTATATTAAAAAATCAGTATCACAAATATGA
- a CDS encoding ATP-grasp domain-containing protein: MTKKKLLFIESNTTGTGMMAIKKAYSMNFIPILMTNKPDRYLGLEDTGCKIIVCDTNKICDIQNSINFEIRHQELAGILTTSEYYLETVAKLATIYNLPGNSIESMQICRDKSLTRKCLNQNSIGQPHFKIIDGQAQLQEAITEIGLPCIIKPVDESGSNNVLLCNSFAEAVEQVKLILQKTKNGRGQKTASMVLVEEFIDAPEFSVEMISWKGKHTVIGITEKFVTGRPYFVEEGHIFPALISNKIKKVIFETVKNALSVVGVKNGATHTEVKWTKDGCKIIEINARLAGGMIPELIRLVTDIDMIEEQVRCFTTGPSHFDLDIKRYAGIQFILSEKDEIIKEIIGIEEVSASDGVENVTLDVEVGMQIHRPKSFSDRLGFVMVTGLTHDETKKRMVKAIRGIQINPLKERI, from the coding sequence ATGACAAAAAAAAAGTTATTATTCATTGAGTCGAATACAACTGGAACTGGAATGATGGCCATAAAGAAGGCTTACTCTATGAACTTCATCCCAATATTAATGACTAATAAACCGGATCGCTATTTGGGACTTGAAGATACAGGATGTAAAATCATTGTTTGCGATACAAATAAGATATGTGATATACAAAATTCTATAAATTTTGAAATTCGACATCAGGAATTGGCTGGTATTTTAACAACAAGTGAATATTATCTTGAAACGGTTGCAAAACTTGCTACTATATATAATTTACCAGGGAATTCTATAGAAAGCATGCAGATATGTAGAGATAAATCTCTCACTCGAAAATGCTTAAACCAAAACAGTATTGGTCAACCCCATTTTAAAATTATTGATGGACAAGCACAGCTTCAGGAAGCTATTACGGAAATTGGTTTACCTTGTATTATTAAACCCGTAGATGAAAGCGGTTCTAATAATGTACTATTATGTAATTCTTTTGCTGAGGCAGTTGAACAAGTAAAATTAATTTTACAAAAAACTAAAAATGGCAGGGGGCAAAAAACAGCTTCAATGGTTCTTGTTGAAGAATTTATAGATGCTCCTGAATTTAGTGTTGAAATGATTTCCTGGAAAGGGAAACATACAGTGATTGGTATTACTGAAAAATTTGTAACAGGTCGACCTTATTTTGTTGAAGAGGGACATATTTTTCCAGCTTTAATATCGAACAAAATAAAAAAGGTGATTTTTGAAACCGTAAAAAATGCATTGTCAGTTGTTGGGGTGAAAAATGGAGCAACACATACTGAGGTTAAATGGACAAAAGACGGTTGTAAAATTATTGAGATTAATGCAAGGCTTGCAGGTGGTATGATTCCGGAGTTAATACGTCTTGTAACTGATATTGATATGATTGAGGAACAAGTAAGATGCTTTACAACTGGTCCTTCTCATTTCGATTTAGACATCAAAAGATATGCAGGTATTCAATTTATCTTAAGTGAAAAGGATGAAATTATAAAAGAGATAATAGGGATTGAAGAAGTTAGCGCCAGTGATGGTGTTGAGAACGTGACATTAGATGTAGAAGTAGGTATGCAAATTCATAGACCAAAATCATTTTCTGATAGATTAGGGTTTGTTATGGTAACTGGTTTAACACATGATGAAACTAAAAAAAGAATGGTAAAAGCTATTAGAGGGATTCAAATTAATCCTTTGAAAGAACGCATATAG
- a CDS encoding cysteine synthase family protein: MISAIGNTPLVKLKVNNKMDEGNVFGKLEMLNPFGMKDRVAKRIILKAKETGILKPNAPIIESSSGTMACGVALVGKALNHEVHIVTDPRIDIITKAKLISLGCKLHIVEKMDNKGWQGARLTKLNSLLERYPNAFWPRQYENPDNPLAYDELVQEVVHDIGKIDILVCSVGSGGSISGIARGLKVKNKNLKVVAVDAVGSVIFGQPDYPRRLQGGLGNSLVAPNVDFSIIDEVHWLSDKEAFSATLQLANSEQIFAGNSSGSVYAVARWISKQTDNRVNILAVFPDRGDRYVHTIFNEDYREKNGIQNIGLPLDPKFVSYGTTVSSWSYSNLKEVKSNDKKKVIIH; this comes from the coding sequence ATGATAAGCGCTATCGGAAATACACCATTAGTAAAATTAAAAGTAAATAATAAAATGGATGAAGGTAATGTTTTTGGAAAATTAGAAATGTTAAATCCGTTTGGTATGAAGGATAGAGTTGCAAAACGAATTATTTTGAAAGCCAAAGAAACAGGAATATTAAAACCCAATGCCCCTATTATAGAAAGTTCATCTGGAACAATGGCCTGTGGGGTTGCTTTAGTTGGTAAGGCATTAAATCACGAGGTGCATATTGTAACCGATCCACGTATTGATATTATTACAAAAGCAAAGTTAATTTCACTCGGCTGTAAATTACATATTGTGGAAAAAATGGACAATAAAGGTTGGCAAGGAGCCAGATTAACAAAACTTAATTCTTTATTAGAACGATACCCTAATGCATTCTGGCCTAGACAGTATGAGAATCCTGATAATCCATTGGCTTATGATGAATTGGTGCAAGAAGTAGTACATGATATAGGGAAAATAGATATATTGGTATGTTCGGTAGGAAGTGGAGGTTCAATATCTGGTATAGCCAGAGGACTAAAAGTAAAAAATAAGAACTTAAAAGTTGTAGCTGTGGATGCTGTTGGAAGTGTGATTTTTGGTCAACCAGATTATCCTCGTAGATTACAAGGAGGGTTAGGAAATAGCTTAGTAGCACCAAATGTGGATTTCAGTATAATAGACGAGGTTCATTGGCTTAGTGATAAAGAGGCTTTTTCAGCGACTTTACAGTTAGCTAATAGTGAACAAATTTTTGCAGGTAATAGTTCTGGATCTGTGTATGCAGTTGCACGATGGATAAGTAAACAAACGGATAATCGAGTAAACATCTTAGCAGTTTTTCCAGATAGAGGGGATCGTTATGTACATACGATTTTTAACGAAGATTATCGTGAAAAAAACGGAATACAAAATATTGGTCTCCCGCTTGATCCGAAATTTGTTTCATATGGAACAACAGTATCCTCTTGGTCTTATTCAAATTTAAAGGAAGTGAAGAGTAATGACAAAAAAAAAGTTATTATTCATTGA
- a CDS encoding non-ribosomal peptide synthetase, whose amino-acid sequence MKDYIDYKNIMEWQKTKADYPLVCMHQLFENQAQKTPDQIAVVKQQESITYRELEERSNQIAQYLQRYNISKDTPIGLCMNRSINLVVVLMGILKAGGAYLPIDPDAPKARIKQILSEVQAPLCFSESELKPSLPLTLETDYIFMDEIMDILNTMSIEKVSIVMTPEQLVSVYYTSGTTGKPKCVGNIHRGYVNKINSMQRAYPLQLGETVLQKATIAFDDSSIEIFWPLAFGGTVALMEPGLHRDPREIVNALIQYKVKYMYIVSSMLSRIVDVVEENDRLKLSNLKGVFAGADPLTPSIVRRYMEKMPGILYNTWGATEVSIDATIHACSEEDRNEEGTISIGKPFDNVRVYILDEKYQPVCKGEVGDLYVSGVGVSKGYLNDHERTEQMFIDDPFFLGEKMYKTGDKGYYREDGSIKFAGRVDNQIKIRGIRIELEEIESVMRRESNVKESIVLLREDIPGVKRLVAYVVLHEGKSVTTNEIKGHLKNYLPEYMCPHYIYILDRFPLNQNDKIDKQALPIPDTIRPILETDYVAPQTDLEKELTSIFSQVLNVEKIGTRDNFFDLGGDSISATQVMSMIRVSINQDVPLKLLFELKCVSNLANYFQHNSYSIKNKESITPQSGNKQLPMSYAQERMWLLQEMDLNQAAYNEPIAFRLHGELNVKALELALNKIIARQESLRTYFVVCNEQPVQNIEDSIRLNIDFIDLSNEIEKESTAQKVILEDAQKPFSLKIPPLLRVKIFKIKDNEWIFYLNMHHIITDGWSTVVFLEELAVLYDAYSKNKVCDLEELPVGYSDFSNWQRVWLENGVLEKQLSFWKSELSGELPVLQLPINYPRKVEQTYNGDKLYFTLESDLVKKVKELTKKYEVSDYMFMMAVFNLMLHRYSGQEDILVGSPIANRHYPNLSNIIGFFVNSMIVRSHYKKDETFVSFLHKMKERCLEIYSNQDVPFEILVRELQPKRDLKHAPLVQVMFSFQNKLEENLNLQGMSVSPIPINNKTSRYELTLFLTEKSNGEYDGVFEYNTDLFNSVTIQRFIDNFKVLLKDILSNPTKEISRLEMLAEEEHQQLKMWNQTKVSFPKNKCLHELFEEQVQKTPNLSAVVFGTKELTYKELDMKANQLAQLLMKKGVGPDKVVGICIERSIELVIGLVGILKAGGAYLPLDPEAPNARLRQIISNAGCDICLSQKSLQKNLSIEEAEIIFLDSEWNDMNEVSNEKPQVAVTPEHLVSVYYTSGSTGQPKGVANIHKGWVNRINWMQNKFNLKFGETVLQKTTLTFDDSAVEFFWPLTTGGRIALMNPGMHRDPKEIINAAILYNTVHLQFVPSMLNMVLDELHLEDRKYLSSLRNCISSGEALSPKTVEKFYQKMPGNLHNTWGATEVSIDSTIYTCNFKDSQDHGAVCVGKPFDNNEVYILDEYLQPVPIGVTGDLYLAGVGLAREYLKDEEKTKKVFIQNPFVEDEKMYKTGDRGYFLQDGSIKFIGRDDNQVKIRGMRVELGEIEATLLKHFLVKDTVVVLQKETEELQRLIAYVIPSKQLSPQNLETEEIRNYLKNELPEYMVPSFLLFLDAFPLNANGKLDRKKLPAVERQMYVHDVIFAPPETMVEKVIADIWKELLKLDDVGVDDNFFNLGGHSLLATQVVSRIRRQYKIEIPLREIFTKPTIRQLSEELEIKIIKEIENMTDEEAHELLNKNI is encoded by the coding sequence TTGAAAGATTATATAGATTATAAAAACATAATGGAATGGCAAAAAACAAAAGCAGATTATCCTTTAGTATGTATGCATCAATTATTTGAAAATCAGGCTCAAAAAACACCTGACCAAATAGCTGTTGTAAAACAACAAGAAAGCATTACATATAGAGAATTAGAAGAGCGATCAAATCAAATTGCACAATACTTACAAAGATACAACATTAGTAAAGATACACCAATAGGCTTATGTATGAATCGTTCTATTAATTTAGTTGTAGTACTTATGGGAATATTGAAAGCAGGAGGTGCATATTTACCTATTGACCCAGATGCGCCAAAAGCTAGAATCAAACAAATTTTAAGTGAAGTACAGGCTCCATTATGTTTTTCTGAATCAGAATTGAAACCTAGTCTCCCTCTTACCCTTGAAACTGACTATATTTTTATGGATGAAATTATGGATATTCTAAACACAATGTCTATTGAAAAAGTTAGTATAGTTATGACACCAGAGCAACTTGTATCAGTTTATTACACTTCCGGTACAACAGGAAAACCAAAATGTGTAGGAAATATACATAGAGGCTATGTTAATAAAATTAATTCTATGCAAAGAGCCTACCCCCTACAATTAGGAGAAACCGTTTTACAAAAAGCAACAATAGCATTCGACGATTCGTCTATAGAAATCTTTTGGCCGCTTGCTTTTGGGGGGACAGTTGCATTAATGGAACCTGGATTACATCGTGATCCTAGAGAAATTGTAAATGCATTAATTCAATATAAAGTAAAATATATGTACATTGTATCAAGTATGTTAAGCAGAATAGTGGATGTAGTCGAGGAGAATGATAGATTAAAATTATCGAATTTAAAAGGGGTCTTTGCTGGTGCTGATCCTCTTACTCCTAGTATTGTAAGACGTTATATGGAAAAGATGCCTGGCATACTATACAATACCTGGGGCGCTACAGAGGTTTCAATTGATGCTACGATACATGCTTGTTCAGAAGAAGATAGAAATGAAGAGGGTACTATTAGTATAGGAAAACCATTTGATAATGTACGTGTATATATCTTAGATGAAAAATATCAACCTGTATGTAAAGGAGAAGTAGGTGACCTTTATGTGAGTGGAGTTGGAGTGTCGAAAGGGTATCTAAATGATCATGAACGTACGGAACAAATGTTTATAGATGATCCGTTTTTTCTAGGAGAAAAAATGTATAAAACAGGAGATAAAGGATATTACAGAGAAGATGGATCGATTAAATTTGCTGGTCGAGTAGATAATCAAATTAAAATAAGAGGTATTCGAATCGAGTTAGAAGAAATTGAAAGCGTAATGAGAAGAGAATCAAATGTAAAAGAATCGATAGTCCTTTTACGTGAAGATATACCGGGTGTAAAGAGACTAGTTGCTTATGTAGTTTTACATGAAGGTAAATCAGTTACTACTAATGAAATAAAAGGACATTTAAAAAATTATTTACCCGAGTATATGTGTCCGCATTATATCTATATATTAGACAGATTTCCTTTAAATCAAAATGACAAAATTGATAAACAGGCATTACCTATTCCAGATACTATTCGGCCTATATTAGAAACGGATTATGTCGCTCCTCAAACAGATTTAGAGAAGGAATTAACCAGTATTTTTTCTCAAGTGTTGAATGTAGAAAAAATAGGGACTAGAGATAATTTCTTTGATCTTGGAGGAGATTCTATATCTGCAACACAAGTAATGAGTATGATTCGTGTCTCGATAAATCAGGATGTTCCTTTAAAATTATTATTTGAATTAAAGTGTGTATCTAATTTAGCTAATTATTTTCAACATAATTCGTATAGTATAAAAAACAAAGAAAGTATAACACCTCAAAGTGGTAATAAACAGCTACCAATGTCTTATGCTCAAGAAAGAATGTGGTTACTACAAGAAATGGATTTAAATCAGGCAGCTTATAATGAACCAATAGCTTTTCGTTTACATGGGGAATTAAACGTTAAAGCACTAGAGTTAGCTTTAAATAAAATTATTGCAAGACAAGAATCTTTAAGAACATATTTTGTAGTATGTAATGAGCAGCCCGTTCAGAATATTGAGGATTCAATCCGCCTTAATATAGATTTTATAGATTTGAGTAATGAAATAGAAAAAGAGAGTACAGCTCAAAAAGTTATATTAGAAGATGCTCAGAAACCATTTAGTCTTAAAATTCCTCCATTATTAAGAGTAAAGATTTTTAAAATAAAGGATAATGAATGGATTTTTTATCTGAATATGCATCATATTATTACAGATGGCTGGTCAACTGTAGTTTTCCTTGAAGAGCTAGCAGTTTTATACGATGCTTACTCTAAGAATAAAGTTTGTGACCTTGAAGAGTTGCCTGTTGGATATTCTGATTTTTCTAACTGGCAACGAGTGTGGCTAGAAAATGGTGTTTTAGAAAAACAACTTTCTTTCTGGAAAAGTGAACTGTCGGGCGAACTACCTGTATTACAGCTGCCAATAAATTATCCTAGAAAAGTAGAGCAAACATATAATGGAGATAAATTATATTTTACTTTAGAGTCTGATTTAGTAAAAAAAGTAAAAGAATTAACAAAAAAATATGAAGTCTCTGACTACATGTTTATGATGGCAGTGTTCAATCTTATGTTACATCGATATTCTGGTCAAGAAGATATCCTAGTAGGGTCTCCAATTGCAAATCGTCATTATCCTAATTTAAGTAATATTATAGGTTTCTTTGTAAATTCAATGATTGTAAGAAGTCACTATAAAAAAGATGAAACATTTGTAAGTTTCTTACACAAAATGAAAGAACGTTGTTTAGAGATTTATAGTAATCAAGACGTACCCTTTGAAATATTAGTGAGGGAACTTCAACCTAAGAGAGATTTGAAACATGCTCCTTTAGTTCAAGTTATGTTCTCTTTCCAAAATAAATTAGAAGAAAATTTAAATTTACAAGGGATGTCTGTATCACCAATTCCAATAAATAATAAAACTTCAAGGTATGAACTAACACTCTTTTTAACTGAAAAAAGTAATGGAGAATACGATGGAGTATTTGAATATAATACAGATTTATTTAATTCAGTAACAATTCAGCGTTTTATAGATAATTTTAAAGTGTTACTAAAAGATATTCTATCTAATCCGACAAAAGAAATCTCTAGATTGGAAATGCTAGCAGAAGAAGAACACCAACAGTTAAAAATGTGGAATCAAACAAAAGTTTCATTTCCGAAAAATAAATGTCTGCATGAACTTTTTGAAGAACAAGTTCAGAAAACTCCTAATTTAAGCGCCGTAGTTTTTGGTACAAAAGAATTAACATATAAAGAACTAGATATGAAAGCTAATCAGTTAGCACAACTTCTTATGAAAAAAGGAGTTGGACCAGATAAGGTGGTCGGAATTTGTATTGAAAGGTCAATTGAATTGGTAATTGGATTAGTCGGTATTTTAAAGGCTGGAGGTGCATATTTACCGCTTGATCCGGAGGCACCAAATGCCCGGTTAAGGCAAATTATAAGTAATGCTGGATGTGATATTTGTTTATCACAAAAATCTTTACAAAAAAATCTCTCAATAGAAGAAGCTGAAATTATTTTTCTTGATTCTGAATGGAATGATATGAATGAGGTATCCAATGAGAAACCTCAAGTAGCTGTTACTCCGGAACACTTGGTCTCTGTTTATTACACTTCCGGATCAACAGGTCAGCCAAAAGGTGTTGCTAATATTCACAAAGGTTGGGTAAATCGTATTAATTGGATGCAGAATAAGTTTAATTTGAAGTTTGGGGAAACAGTGCTCCAAAAAACTACTTTAACTTTTGATGATTCGGCAGTTGAATTTTTTTGGCCTTTAACTACTGGAGGAAGAATTGCATTGATGAATCCAGGAATGCATAGAGATCCAAAGGAAATAATTAATGCAGCTATTCTTTATAATACTGTTCATCTTCAATTTGTTCCAAGTATGTTAAATATGGTACTTGATGAACTACATCTTGAGGATCGAAAGTATCTTAGTTCTTTGAGAAATTGTATATCGAGTGGAGAAGCATTATCCCCAAAAACAGTAGAAAAATTCTATCAAAAGATGCCGGGAAATTTACATAATACATGGGGGGCAACAGAGGTTTCAATTGATTCAACTATTTACACGTGTAATTTTAAGGATAGTCAAGATCATGGAGCTGTCTGTGTGGGAAAACCATTTGATAATAACGAGGTATATATACTTGATGAATACCTTCAGCCGGTTCCTATTGGTGTAACGGGCGATTTATATCTAGCAGGAGTTGGATTAGCGAGAGAATATTTAAAGGACGAAGAGAAAACAAAGAAAGTATTTATACAAAATCCATTTGTAGAAGATGAAAAAATGTACAAGACTGGAGATCGTGGATATTTTCTTCAAGATGGTTCAATTAAGTTTATTGGAAGAGATGATAATCAAGTTAAAATTCGTGGGATGCGTGTAGAATTAGGAGAAATTGAAGCAACACTACTTAAACATTTCTTAGTCAAAGACACAGTAGTTGTCTTACAAAAAGAAACTGAGGAGTTACAAAGGCTTATAGCTTATGTTATTCCAAGCAAACAATTGTCACCTCAAAATTTAGAGACAGAAGAAATAAGGAATTATCTGAAGAATGAATTGCCTGAATACATGGTTCCTTCATTCTTATTATTTCTTGATGCATTTCCTCTGAATGCAAATGGAAAACTTGATCGTAAAAAGCTACCTGCTGTAGAACGACAAATGTATGTTCATGATGTAATATTTGCTCCACCGGAGACAATGGTAGAAAAAGTAATAGCGGATATCTGGAAAGAGCTTTTAAAATTAGATGATGTAGGTGTAGATGATAACTTTTTTAATTTGGGAGGTCACTCCTTATTAGCTACACAAGTAGTATCACGTATTCGTAGACAATATAAAATTGAAATCCCATTACGAGAAATATTTACTAAACCAACAATTAGACAATTATCAGAAGAATTAGAAATTAAAATAATTAAGGAAATTGAAAATATGACTGATGAAGAAGCGCATGAGTTGCTAAATAAAAACATTTGA